From a region of the Catharus ustulatus isolate bCatUst1 chromosome 11, bCatUst1.pri.v2, whole genome shotgun sequence genome:
- the CCL17 gene encoding C-C motif chemokine 17, translating to MLTARTALLLAVLLSLSPCCSAGPYSPSECCFGYLKRPLRLDTLLGFYSTPRECYSPATVFETKKGAKMCANPEDKWVKRAMAVLLKKKRCCAPGERQGTDSRQGSTEHGGRATPEPPQSHHRATPEPPQSHPRATMLPARTVLLLTLLLAFSLHHTTAHFAPVECCFNYALKRIRHPQSYYETSKDCPKPAVVIVAGSGDQICADPKKDWVAKTIKRLQKKITTPSPM from the exons ATGCTCACTGCaaggacagccctgctgctcgCGGTGCTGCTCAGCCTCTCCCCGTGCTGCAGTGCAG gccCTTACTCTCCCTCTGAGTGCTGCTTTGGATACCTGAAGCGTCCTCTCCGTCTGGACACCCTCCTGGGCTTCTACTCAACTCCCAGGGAATGCTATTCCCCAGCAACTGT GTTTGAGACCAAGAAAGGAGCCAAGATGTGTGCAAACCCAGAGGACAAGTGGGTCAAGAGAGCAATGGCAGTgcttctaaaaaagaaaagatgttgTGCCCCA GGAGAGAGGCAAGGCACagacagcaggcagggcagcacagagcacgGAGGGAGAGCCactccagagccaccccagagccaccaCAGAGCCACTCCAGAGCCACCACAGAgccaccccagagccaccaTGCTCCCTGCAAGGactgtcctgctgctcaccctgctCCTCGCCTTCTCCCTGCACCACACCACAG CTCACTTTGCACCTGTGGAATGCTGCTTTAATTATGCACTGAAACGCATCCGACACCCTCAGAGCTACTACGAGACATCCAAAGACTGCCCCAAGCCTGCAGTTGT GATTGTGGCTGGCAGTGGTGATCAGATTTGTGCTGACCCCAAGAAGGACTGGGTGGCTAAAACCATAAAACggcttcagaagaaaattacaaCTCCATCCCCCATGTGA
- the CX3CL1 gene encoding fractalkine: MKAACVQLLLWALCLVALAEGQPKARVRCSVECKDFSKPLPEKLIRSYRVTEPACKKNGTIFTTVRSREICADSNEDWVKRIKTKLDGNKTTVMPPRAATSADEPGSVERHVGLPQTAPSQATAPASGFQGTGTTAGEGTHAPAASTEVSSKSPVGRQDPTGFSPAVQEEAARSAVTPEGKREASNSPLSSAAVAAGMGSSQPTPHPTGQDTASPSSNSGLMPATEGSNQPALSPDGSLDPASARASTPGSASSSSRSHLPSIWDFIKNTTVTETAPQTTSVSTLSSTTATDKAASVHSSRAVGATAFDHSLPVGKQEPSDTVVFTHKAFSGQARVQMITVRPKNQPLPSFLSKSQMHFVIPVAVVCGLMVSSVALVWVYLKFGVKPEDTSREMVQGLLYQQPRHQDNVYPMEVL; the protein is encoded by the exons ATGAAAGCTGCGtgtgtccagctgctgctgtgggccCTGTGCCTGGTGGCCCTGGCTGAAG gacAACCCAAAGCACGTGTGAGGTGTTCAGTGGAGTGCAAAGATTTTTCAAAGCCGTTACCAGAGAAGCTGATCAGGAGCTACCGCGTGACCGAACCCGCCTGTAAAAAAAATGGCACCAT atttactACCGTGAGGTCCAGGGAGATTTGTGCAGATTCAAATGAAGACTGGGTGAAGAGGATCAAAACCAAACTGGATGGGAATAAGACCACAGTGATGCCACCACGTGCTGCCACCTCAGCAGACGAGCCCGGTAGTGTTGAGAGACATGTTGGTCTTCCACAAACAGCTCCATCTCAAGCCACTGCTCCAGCTAGTGGCTTCCAAGGGACTGGAACAacagctggggagggaacacatgctcctgctgccagcacagaggtgTCCAGCAAGTCCCCAGTGGGCAGGCAGGACCCCACAGGATTCAGCCCTGCGGTGCAGGAAGAGGCTGCGCGCTCTGCGGTCACtccagaaggaaagagagaggcctcaaattctcctttgtcttcagctgctgttgcagCAGGCATGGGCTCCAGCCAGcccaccccacaccccactGGTCAAGATACAGCTTCTCCTAGCTCAAATTCAGGCCTGATGCCTGCTACTGAAGGGTCAAACCAACCTGCACTTTCTCCAGATGGATCCCTGGACCCTGCAagtgccagagccagcacacCAGGCAGTGCTTCCAGCAGCTCAAGGTCACATCTCCCCTCCATCTGGGACTTTATAAAGAACACAACAGTCACAGAGACAGCACCACAGACTACTTCAGTTTCTACTCTGAGCTCCACCACAGCCACAGACAAAGCTGCTTCTGTCCATAGCAGCAGGGCTGTTGGTGCTACAGCGTTTGATCATTCATTGCCTGTAGGGAAGCAAGAGCCTTCAGACACAGTAGTTTTTACTCACAAAGCATTCTCAGGCCAAGCAAGAGTGCAGATGATCACAGTCAGGCCAAAAAATCAGCCTCTGCCCAGCTTCTTGTCAAAGTCTCAAATGCACTTTGTCATCCCAGTTGCTGTGGTATGTGGACTGATGGTTAGCAGTGTTGCTCTTGTATGGGTGTATCTGAAATTTGGAGTCAAACCAGAAGATACATCAAGAGAAATGGTACAGGGCTTGCTCTACCAGCAGCCAAGGCATCAAGACAATGTCTATCCAATGGAAGTATTATGA